A genomic stretch from Kribbella amoyensis includes:
- a CDS encoding LacI family DNA-binding transcriptional regulator, with the protein MRKRRVTSADIAKASGVSRSSVSLVLNGRAAGMVDAEKQERIRAVAREMGYVPNASAVNLRRQSTATIGLVTDAIASAPFAGPLLSGASDVAIESGYMILTIDTWQHPAYVDGAMATLRARDVDGLIYADAGLREVALPTVPDDLPIVLANAFTADDSLPAYIPDDEGGGRAAAELVLAAGHRRIAFLTGDPGAPATAWRVQGVSSALTAAGVTVADSIIPARYSVGSNHAAALELLRRPDRPTAILAANDRGAVGVMLAAASLGLSVPGDLSVVGYDDEQVFAAEIPPGITTIALPHREMGRRATTDLLRRIATGDNSGGGTEKLPCLPVVRDTVSSPSS; encoded by the coding sequence ATGCGCAAGCGGCGGGTGACGTCGGCCGACATCGCCAAGGCGAGCGGTGTGTCCCGGTCGTCGGTGTCGCTCGTGCTGAACGGCCGCGCCGCCGGCATGGTCGACGCGGAGAAGCAGGAGCGGATCCGCGCCGTCGCCCGCGAGATGGGGTACGTGCCGAACGCGTCCGCGGTGAACCTGCGCCGGCAGAGCACCGCGACGATCGGGCTGGTGACCGACGCGATCGCGAGTGCCCCGTTCGCCGGGCCGCTGCTGTCCGGCGCCAGCGACGTCGCGATCGAGTCCGGGTACATGATCCTGACCATCGACACCTGGCAGCACCCGGCCTACGTCGACGGGGCGATGGCCACGTTGCGGGCCCGGGACGTCGACGGCCTGATCTACGCGGACGCCGGGTTGCGCGAGGTGGCCCTGCCGACGGTGCCGGACGACCTGCCGATCGTGCTGGCGAACGCGTTCACCGCCGACGACTCGCTGCCCGCCTACATCCCCGACGACGAGGGCGGTGGCCGGGCCGCGGCCGAGCTGGTACTCGCGGCCGGGCATCGGCGGATCGCCTTCCTGACCGGGGATCCCGGCGCGCCCGCGACCGCATGGCGGGTCCAGGGCGTCAGCTCGGCGCTCACCGCCGCCGGCGTGACCGTTGCCGACAGCATCATTCCCGCGCGGTACTCGGTCGGCTCGAACCACGCGGCCGCGCTGGAGCTGCTGCGCCGGCCCGATCGGCCGACCGCGATCCTGGCGGCGAACGACCGGGGCGCCGTCGGCGTGATGCTCGCGGCAGCGTCGCTCGGGTTGTCGGTCCCGGGTGACCTGTCCGTGGTCGGGTACGACGACGAGCAGGTCTTCGCGGCCGAGATTCCGCCGGGCATCACCACGATCGCGCTGCCGCACAGGGAGATGGGCCGGCGGGCCACGACCGACCTGCTGCGCCGGATCGCGACCGGCGACAACTCCGGCGGTGGGACGGAGAAACTGCCCTGTCTCCCGGTTGTGCGTGACACCGTTTCCAGCCCTTCCAGCTGA
- a CDS encoding HD domain-containing phosphohydrolase yields MARDDLRLAELLCALSVSLDLAMAQPLEKSIRSCLVALRLAQRLGLPPPTQQTTYYATLLRHLGCTATTHEEARLFGPGAAELRPLLERIDPARKREALPVLRQVGRGTGLHRLQYVGRAVVGSGEAQILLAVCEVGSILADGLGLGPEVSTALYQNLERFDGAGTPRGLAADEIAVATRIAEVATQAVIYQYLGGPDAVVTVLGRRAGGWLDPDVVAAYDEQLTEDLDTIDVWQEILEAEPGPVRRIPDDRIDAVAETFAHFVDLKSPYLLGHSTGVAELVDAAAVSVGIDDPRTVRRAALLHDLGRVAVPTGVWERPRELRRTDWEQVRLHPYQSERILARSAVLEPVADLVALHHERLDGSGYPRHAKAGDLPVPARLLAVADVYQALTQERPHRPAYEPDAAALVVLAEVAAGRLDGDCAKAVLGVAGHQVPGHLTSRPAGLSEREVEVLRLLARGRANAEIARELVVSPRTAEHHVQHIYGKIGVSTRAGAALFALRNGLFTP; encoded by the coding sequence ATGGCACGCGACGACCTGAGGCTCGCCGAACTCCTCTGTGCGCTCTCCGTGTCCCTCGACCTCGCGATGGCGCAACCGCTGGAGAAGTCGATCCGCTCCTGCCTCGTGGCTCTCCGGCTCGCCCAGCGCCTCGGACTGCCGCCGCCCACTCAGCAGACGACGTACTACGCGACGCTGCTGCGCCACCTCGGCTGTACCGCGACCACGCACGAAGAGGCCCGCCTGTTCGGTCCGGGCGCGGCCGAGCTCCGTCCACTCCTGGAGCGCATCGACCCGGCCAGGAAGCGCGAGGCGTTGCCGGTACTGCGGCAAGTCGGTCGGGGCACCGGGCTCCACCGGCTGCAGTACGTCGGACGCGCGGTGGTGGGATCCGGGGAAGCCCAGATCCTGCTGGCGGTCTGCGAGGTCGGCAGCATACTCGCGGACGGCCTCGGCCTGGGCCCCGAGGTCAGTACCGCGCTCTACCAGAACCTGGAACGCTTCGACGGAGCCGGAACGCCGCGAGGGCTGGCCGCGGACGAGATCGCCGTCGCCACCCGGATCGCCGAGGTCGCCACTCAGGCGGTGATCTACCAGTACCTCGGTGGTCCCGACGCGGTCGTCACCGTCCTCGGCCGACGAGCCGGCGGCTGGCTCGATCCGGACGTGGTCGCCGCCTACGACGAGCAACTGACCGAGGACCTGGACACGATCGACGTATGGCAGGAGATCCTCGAGGCCGAACCAGGGCCGGTCCGGCGGATCCCCGACGACCGGATCGATGCCGTGGCCGAGACGTTCGCGCACTTCGTCGATCTCAAGTCGCCGTACTTGCTGGGCCATTCGACCGGCGTCGCCGAGTTGGTCGACGCGGCCGCCGTATCGGTGGGGATCGACGACCCGCGGACCGTACGGCGAGCGGCTTTGCTGCACGACCTCGGCCGGGTCGCGGTACCCACTGGGGTGTGGGAGCGACCGCGTGAACTCCGGAGGACGGACTGGGAGCAGGTCCGGCTGCACCCGTACCAGTCCGAGCGGATCCTCGCCCGCTCCGCAGTACTCGAACCGGTGGCCGACCTGGTCGCGCTGCACCACGAACGGCTCGACGGGAGCGGCTACCCGCGACATGCGAAGGCAGGGGACTTGCCCGTCCCGGCACGATTGCTCGCGGTCGCGGACGTCTACCAAGCGCTCACCCAGGAACGTCCCCACCGACCCGCGTACGAGCCGGACGCGGCGGCGTTGGTCGTACTCGCCGAGGTGGCCGCGGGTCGATTGGACGGCGACTGTGCGAAGGCCGTACTCGGTGTGGCCGGACACCAGGTCCCCGGTCACCTGACGAGTCGTCCGGCCGGGTTGAGTGAGCGGGAGGTCGAGGTACTCCGGCTGCTGGCCCGGGGCCGGGCGAACGCGGAGATCGCTCGCGAGCTGGTCGTTTCGCCGCGGACCGCGGAGCACCACGTGCAGCACATCTACGGGAAGATCGGCGTCTCCACCCGCGCGGGGGCCGCCCTGTTCGCGTTGCGGAACGGGCTGTTCACGCCCTGA
- a CDS encoding MFS transporter, which yields MTETRLITPRFALLGSAGLAYFFADGLLVPSVPLYVTGPLAGGDAAVGLAVGAFSLSALLLRPWAGRLADRRGRVISMLVGATVFAVSVACYGLAQSVELLVALRLLTGVGEAFFFVGCVTAMSDLAPAARRGEAISLFSLSLYAGLAVGPPIGERVITVLGFGVVWIVSTGAAGLAVLLAWRVGETRVPSPVDPRGRLVHPAGVLPALLLLALVWGMAGFLAFVPLYAVDVGLSGAGYLLFLFAGIVIVIRSAGARLPDRLGAVRAVRLALACTSAGLLVIGLWRTAPGLVGGTVVLAIGVALGTPSIMVLALQNAPAAERGAVLGTVTMSLDVALGLGPASFGVVAVTSGRGTGFLTAALVAATGLALAGRTLTRTSQPATV from the coding sequence ATGACCGAGACTCGCCTCATCACCCCACGGTTCGCCCTGCTCGGCAGCGCGGGTCTCGCGTACTTCTTCGCCGACGGCCTGCTGGTCCCGAGCGTGCCGCTGTACGTCACCGGTCCGCTGGCCGGTGGGGACGCGGCGGTGGGGCTCGCGGTCGGCGCGTTCAGCTTGTCGGCGTTGCTGCTGCGACCGTGGGCCGGACGGTTGGCGGACCGGCGTGGGCGGGTGATCTCGATGCTCGTCGGGGCGACCGTGTTCGCGGTGTCGGTCGCTTGTTACGGGCTGGCCCAGTCGGTCGAACTGCTCGTTGCGCTCCGGCTGCTGACCGGCGTGGGCGAGGCGTTCTTCTTCGTCGGCTGCGTCACCGCGATGAGCGATCTCGCCCCGGCCGCCCGACGTGGCGAAGCGATCAGCCTGTTCTCGCTCTCCCTGTACGCCGGGTTGGCGGTGGGACCGCCGATCGGCGAACGGGTGATCACGGTTCTCGGGTTCGGCGTGGTGTGGATCGTGTCGACGGGCGCGGCCGGGTTGGCGGTTCTGCTGGCCTGGCGGGTCGGCGAGACCCGGGTGCCGTCGCCGGTGGATCCCCGCGGGCGGCTGGTCCATCCGGCCGGGGTACTGCCTGCCTTGTTGTTGCTCGCGTTGGTGTGGGGGATGGCGGGGTTCCTGGCCTTCGTCCCGCTGTATGCGGTGGACGTCGGGCTGTCCGGCGCTGGGTACCTGCTGTTCCTCTTCGCGGGGATCGTGATCGTGATCCGCAGCGCGGGGGCCCGCTTACCGGATCGGCTGGGCGCGGTCCGGGCGGTTCGGCTCGCGTTGGCGTGTACCAGTGCGGGGTTGCTGGTGATCGGGTTGTGGCGGACTGCGCCCGGGTTGGTCGGTGGGACCGTGGTGCTGGCGATCGGGGTGGCGCTCGGGACGCCGTCGATCATGGTGCTCGCCTTGCAGAACGCGCCGGCCGCCGAACGCGGTGCGGTCCTGGGTACGGTCACGATGAGCCTCGACGTCGCCCTCGGACTGGGGCCGGCCAGCTTCGGCGTCGTCGCGGTGACGTCCGGCCGCGGCACCGGCTTCCTCACCGCCGCCCTGGTCGCCGCCACCGGCCTCGCCCTGGCCGGCCGAACCCTGACCAGGACGAGCCAACCCGCAACTGTCTAA
- a CDS encoding lactonase family protein: MASERIYVGSYTSATGGGTGVGFGTVAGLEVAAETVDPSFLTWSGDGRFLYLVNEEEAGRVSAFAVGADGRLEFLDDQPTGGAHPCHLAIDPSGRFVLSANYSSGSVAVHPIAADGSLGTATQILQREGSGPNAERQEGPHAHQVAFDPAGEFVFDVDLGSDTVYVSTLTTDGVLRDVGQVQVHAGAGPRHLVFHPGGGAAYVLNELDSTLVVCGFADGKLSIVQTVSTRPDGAEGDNFPAELLISADGRFLYGSNRGDDSIAVFAVAADGASVELVQTIGSGGAWPRHLALSNDGTQLYASNERSDVIALFDVDQATGVLTATGTQLTWPKPVCVLPAMP, encoded by the coding sequence ATGGCTTCGGAGCGGATTTATGTCGGCAGTTACACCAGCGCCACCGGCGGGGGAACCGGTGTCGGGTTCGGGACCGTGGCGGGGCTGGAGGTCGCCGCCGAGACGGTCGACCCGTCCTTCCTGACCTGGTCGGGTGACGGGCGGTTCCTGTACCTGGTGAACGAGGAGGAGGCCGGCCGGGTCAGCGCGTTCGCGGTCGGGGCCGACGGCCGGCTGGAGTTCCTCGACGACCAGCCGACCGGGGGCGCGCACCCGTGTCACCTGGCGATCGACCCGAGTGGACGGTTCGTGCTGAGCGCGAACTACAGCTCCGGTTCGGTCGCCGTGCACCCGATCGCGGCGGACGGTTCGCTGGGGACAGCGACGCAGATCCTGCAGCGCGAGGGCAGCGGTCCCAACGCCGAACGGCAGGAGGGGCCGCACGCGCACCAGGTGGCGTTCGACCCGGCCGGTGAGTTCGTGTTCGACGTGGACCTCGGGTCGGACACCGTCTACGTCTCCACGCTGACCACCGACGGCGTACTGCGGGACGTCGGCCAGGTCCAGGTCCACGCCGGTGCGGGACCGCGGCACCTCGTCTTCCACCCGGGCGGCGGCGCGGCGTACGTGCTGAACGAGTTGGACTCGACGTTGGTGGTTTGCGGGTTCGCCGACGGGAAGCTCTCGATCGTGCAGACCGTGTCGACGCGACCGGACGGCGCCGAGGGTGACAACTTCCCGGCGGAGCTGCTGATCTCGGCCGACGGGCGGTTCCTCTACGGGTCGAACCGCGGTGACGACAGCATCGCCGTGTTCGCGGTCGCCGCGGACGGGGCGAGCGTCGAGCTGGTCCAGACGATCGGGTCCGGCGGCGCCTGGCCGCGACACCTTGCCCTCAGCAACGACGGGACCCAGCTGTACGCGTCGAACGAGCGCTCCGACGTGATCGCCCTCTTCGACGTCGACCAGGCCACCGGCGTCCTCACCGCAACGGGGACGCAGCTGACCTGGCCGAAACCGGTCTGTGTCCTGCCCGCCATGCCTTAG
- a CDS encoding NADH-quinone oxidoreductase subunit N yields the protein MTMTWMDWQAIAVPLVLALGAVAALLVDAFWADTNRELKHVTVSLVSGAAIVFGLVFLIAQHNSYRPGFCRAAVEGPAECSLVYEPLTVGLWAVLLIAGLGVVGLSTYQLLDHAIPVGEYHFLLLSALTGATVLAAARDLATVVIALEVVSLPSFAMVALRRDRRGSEAAMKAFLVSVLSTAVMLFGISYLYGVTGSLYLQTIVTRLPGLDPDLRRVAFAAGLFVLVGFGFKIAAVPFHGWLPDTYAGAPVEVAAFLAVVSKSAGVAGLLVLVTFGVAPSGSELRTVVAILAAVTMTVGNLAALRQREAVRLLAWSSIGQVGFLLAPLAVGDAQAVVGYLAAYVVVTLGAFGAVAVVQRHRPSGLLADYRGMIRSEPGLAAALILFLVILAGLPPGLAGLFTKFAAFQAVIDADLLWLALVMAVNVMIGLAVYLRWIAELFRLPADDPFSVDIETPAVTVLSACAGAAVVLSILPSTLFTLIG from the coding sequence ATGACGATGACCTGGATGGACTGGCAGGCGATCGCGGTCCCACTGGTGCTCGCACTCGGCGCCGTCGCCGCGTTGCTGGTGGACGCCTTCTGGGCCGACACGAACCGCGAGCTCAAGCACGTCACGGTGAGCCTGGTCAGCGGCGCCGCGATCGTGTTCGGCCTGGTCTTCCTGATCGCCCAGCACAACTCGTACCGGCCCGGGTTCTGCCGCGCGGCCGTCGAGGGTCCGGCCGAGTGCAGCCTGGTCTACGAGCCACTCACCGTCGGACTCTGGGCCGTCCTGCTGATTGCCGGACTCGGGGTCGTCGGGCTCTCGACGTACCAGTTGCTCGACCACGCGATCCCGGTCGGCGAGTACCACTTCCTCCTGCTCAGCGCGCTCACCGGTGCCACGGTGCTCGCGGCCGCGCGGGACCTGGCCACCGTGGTGATCGCGCTCGAGGTGGTCTCGCTGCCGAGCTTCGCGATGGTCGCCCTGCGCCGGGACCGCCGCGGTTCCGAGGCGGCGATGAAGGCGTTCCTGGTCTCGGTGCTGTCGACCGCGGTGATGTTGTTCGGGATCTCGTACCTCTACGGCGTGACCGGTTCGCTGTACCTGCAGACCATCGTCACCCGGCTGCCCGGACTGGACCCGGACCTGCGCCGGGTGGCGTTCGCGGCCGGCTTGTTCGTGCTGGTCGGGTTCGGGTTCAAGATCGCGGCCGTCCCGTTCCACGGCTGGCTGCCGGACACGTACGCCGGGGCGCCGGTCGAGGTGGCCGCGTTCCTGGCCGTGGTGTCCAAGTCCGCGGGTGTGGCCGGGTTGCTCGTGCTGGTGACGTTCGGGGTGGCGCCGAGCGGGTCCGAGCTGCGGACCGTGGTGGCGATCCTGGCCGCGGTCACGATGACCGTCGGCAACCTCGCCGCCCTCCGCCAGCGCGAGGCGGTCCGGCTGCTCGCCTGGTCGTCGATCGGTCAGGTCGGGTTCCTGCTCGCGCCGTTGGCGGTCGGCGACGCCCAGGCAGTTGTCGGGTACTTGGCCGCGTACGTCGTCGTCACGCTCGGCGCGTTCGGCGCGGTGGCCGTGGTCCAGCGGCATCGGCCGAGTGGTCTGCTCGCCGACTACCGGGGAATGATCCGCTCCGAGCCGGGGCTCGCGGCGGCGCTGATCCTGTTCCTGGTCATCCTCGCCGGGTTGCCGCCGGGCCTGGCCGGGCTGTTCACCAAGTTCGCCGCGTTCCAGGCCGTGATCGACGCCGACCTGCTCTGGCTGGCCCTGGTGATGGCGGTCAACGTGATGATCGGGCTCGCGGTGTACCTGCGCTGGATCGCCGAGTTGTTCCGGTTGCCGGCCGACGATCCGTTCTCGGTCGACATCGAGACCCCCGCGGTCACCGTCCTCAGCGCCTGCGCGGGCGCGGCAGTCGTGCTGTCGATCCTGCCCAGCACCCTGTTCACCCTGATCGGCTGA
- a CDS encoding complex I subunit 4 family protein yields the protein MSTLLLVLLAVPALTAIVLWCLPFSIGDRIAALVGTVVSGLVLIGSAVLWWDLIRPRSGVGEVTFTAGTPPRRELPGTITTYANTDVPWIPPLDVRFHVAVDKISLPLIMLTALLVLLCCVYSLRITPKVGRTRSLIALLLVIETGVIGTFSAVDLVLFFLFFEVVLIPMWLVIDIWGDEHDRAGRRRAATTFVLMTVLGSAVMLLGFLLVYREAGTFDLAVLAQLPVTGGSGVPLAAAILIALGLAVKMPLWPLHIWLPDAHAKAPTVGSVLLAGVLLKLGSYGMIRILVPVLPDATATIAPYLAGFSTVAIVAGSLACLAQTDVKRLIAYSSVGHMGFIGLGIATLSPEGLTGALFANIAHGVITGLLFFLAGAIKDRHDTSDLRTIGRALYARLPRIGGLLTFACLASLGLPGLAGFWGEMLVLLGAYRPGDSLPRTTFLVLMVIAGLGTVLTAAYFLRLIRTLCQGDPAEHPATAFAVDLSRIELVTWAPLIVLTVVLGLCPWLLLNHWTFL from the coding sequence GTGAGTACGTTGCTGCTCGTCCTCCTCGCTGTCCCGGCGCTGACCGCGATCGTGCTGTGGTGCCTGCCGTTCTCGATCGGCGACCGGATCGCGGCGCTGGTCGGCACGGTCGTGTCCGGCCTGGTCCTGATCGGGTCCGCGGTGCTGTGGTGGGACCTGATCCGCCCTCGGAGCGGTGTGGGCGAAGTGACCTTCACGGCAGGCACGCCACCTCGGCGTGAGCTGCCCGGGACGATCACGACCTACGCCAACACCGACGTGCCGTGGATCCCGCCGCTCGACGTGCGCTTCCACGTGGCGGTCGACAAGATCTCGCTGCCGCTGATCATGCTGACCGCGTTGCTGGTCCTCCTCTGCTGTGTGTACTCCCTGCGCATCACCCCGAAGGTCGGCCGGACCCGCTCGCTGATCGCGCTGCTGCTGGTGATCGAGACCGGTGTGATCGGCACGTTCTCGGCCGTCGACCTGGTGCTGTTCTTCCTGTTCTTCGAGGTCGTGCTGATCCCGATGTGGCTGGTCATCGACATCTGGGGCGACGAGCACGACCGAGCCGGGCGACGTCGGGCCGCGACGACGTTCGTGCTGATGACCGTGCTCGGTTCGGCGGTGATGCTGCTCGGCTTCCTGCTCGTGTACCGCGAGGCCGGCACGTTCGACCTGGCCGTGCTCGCGCAGCTCCCGGTGACTGGCGGATCCGGCGTGCCGCTGGCCGCGGCGATCCTGATCGCGCTCGGGCTCGCGGTGAAGATGCCGCTGTGGCCCTTGCACATCTGGCTGCCGGACGCCCATGCCAAGGCGCCGACGGTCGGCTCGGTCCTGCTCGCCGGGGTCCTGCTCAAGCTCGGCAGCTACGGCATGATCCGGATCCTGGTCCCGGTGCTGCCGGACGCAACCGCCACCATCGCGCCGTACCTGGCCGGTTTCTCCACCGTCGCGATCGTGGCCGGCTCGCTGGCCTGCCTGGCCCAGACCGACGTCAAGCGGCTGATCGCGTACTCGAGTGTCGGCCACATGGGCTTCATCGGTCTCGGCATCGCGACCCTGTCACCCGAGGGGTTGACCGGCGCGTTGTTCGCCAACATCGCGCACGGCGTGATCACCGGCCTGCTGTTCTTCCTGGCCGGCGCGATCAAGGACCGGCACGACACCAGCGACCTGCGGACGATCGGCCGTGCCCTGTACGCCCGGCTGCCGCGGATCGGCGGGCTGCTCACCTTCGCCTGTCTCGCCTCGCTCGGGCTGCCCGGGCTGGCCGGGTTCTGGGGCGAGATGCTGGTCCTGCTCGGTGCTTACCGCCCGGGCGACTCGTTGCCGCGGACAACGTTCCTGGTGCTGATGGTGATCGCCGGCCTCGGCACGGTGCTCACCGCGGCGTACTTCCTCCGCCTGATCCGCACCCTCTGCCAGGGTGATCCGGCCGAGCATCCGGCGACCGCGTTCGCCGTCGACCTGAGCCGGATCGAGCTGGTCACCTGGGCGCCGTTGATCGTGTTGACGGTCGTGCTCGGCCTCTGCCCCTGGCTGCTGCTCAACCACTGGACCTTCCTATGA